One window of Bacillus sp. THAF10 genomic DNA carries:
- the yutH gene encoding spore coat putative kinase YutH, with the protein MKQTIYENYELRVERKQKIRQYDAFWSNRVLYTIVPVGHLEDDELDELQKISDYMIRTHQDIYVSSFVKNKKESFVTELDGKRVALFRMPYDYSSRQLVPGKELATFHSQARSYPSKVTAINRIGQWKSLWEKRIDQMESFFREKVRSNPVDIFDTQFVESFPYYLGLTENAIQYLVDTELDDSPMMNDAATLCHHRFTDLTWQQGQWLKMPTDWIFDHASRDISEWIRSHLRKDADTNPAKIQSFLQEYERVSPLSSFSWRLLYARLILPVHYFECVEDYYTSGPVADKKWHEERLRGVLQSSTTYEQWIAGFYDFAGVPAKTYGIPVLDWVKK; encoded by the coding sequence TTGAAGCAGACAATCTATGAAAACTATGAATTAAGAGTGGAAAGAAAGCAAAAAATTCGTCAATATGATGCCTTTTGGTCAAATCGGGTTCTTTATACCATCGTACCAGTAGGCCACTTAGAGGACGATGAGCTTGATGAGCTTCAAAAGATAAGTGACTATATGATACGCACACACCAAGATATATATGTTAGTTCTTTTGTGAAAAATAAAAAGGAATCCTTTGTAACAGAGCTGGATGGAAAACGAGTCGCCTTATTTCGGATGCCCTACGATTATAGTTCCCGGCAATTAGTTCCAGGCAAGGAGCTTGCAACCTTTCATTCACAGGCAAGAAGTTATCCATCAAAAGTTACCGCGATCAATAGAATCGGTCAATGGAAAAGCCTCTGGGAAAAGCGGATTGATCAGATGGAAAGCTTTTTCCGCGAGAAAGTGAGAAGCAATCCTGTTGATATCTTTGATACACAGTTTGTGGAGTCCTTTCCATACTATCTTGGGCTTACAGAAAATGCGATTCAGTATTTAGTAGACACCGAACTCGATGATAGTCCCATGATGAATGATGCAGCAACCCTTTGTCATCACCGGTTTACTGACCTTACGTGGCAACAAGGTCAGTGGTTAAAGATGCCTACAGACTGGATTTTTGATCATGCTAGTAGAGATATTTCAGAGTGGATCCGGTCCCATTTGCGAAAAGATGCAGATACCAACCCAGCTAAAATTCAATCTTTTTTACAGGAGTACGAAAGAGTATCACCGCTTTCAAGTTTTTCTTGGCGGCTTTTATATGCCCGATTAATTTTACCCGTTCATTATTTTGAATGCGTGGAGGATTACTATACAAGTGGACCAGTCGCAGATAAGAAGTGGCATGAAGAACGTTTACGAGGAGTTCTTCAATCGTCTACCACCTATGAACAATGGATAGCGGGCTTTTATGATTTTGCTGGTGTTCCTGCAAAAACCTATGGCATACCGGTGCTTGATTGGGTCAAAAAATAA
- a CDS encoding phosphatidylglycerophosphatase A has protein sequence MKNFESMDEVERKARTLLEERGVTMGDIADLVYFLQSKYHPSLERSECLENIDRVLSKREVQNTILTGIELDILAEQGKIQEPLLTILQKDEGLYGVDEVLALSIVNVYGSIGFTNYGYIDKQKPGILGTLNDKHSGKVHTFLDDIVGAIAAAASSRLAHRAANTE, from the coding sequence ATGAAGAATTTTGAAAGTATGGATGAGGTAGAACGAAAAGCGAGAACGCTCTTAGAGGAACGTGGAGTAACCATGGGGGATATTGCAGATTTAGTATATTTTCTACAATCTAAGTATCATCCTTCGTTGGAACGCTCGGAATGCCTTGAAAATATTGACCGTGTTCTCTCCAAACGTGAGGTCCAAAATACGATTCTCACAGGAATTGAGCTGGATATTTTAGCGGAACAAGGGAAAATTCAAGAGCCTTTGCTTACGATTTTACAAAAGGATGAAGGATTATACGGAGTAGATGAAGTACTCGCGTTATCTATTGTGAACGTGTACGGATCCATTGGCTTTACGAACTATGGCTATATTGATAAGCAAAAGCCAGGAATACTCGGCACTCTTAATGACAAGCATTCTGGAAAAGTCCATACCTTCTTAGATGATATCGTTGGTGCAATTGCAGCTGCGGCTTCTAGCAGGCTTGCCCACCGTGCAGCGAATACAGAGTAA
- a CDS encoding TIGR01457 family HAD-type hydrolase yields MKKYQGYLIDLDGTMYRGKEKIEEAANFVQKLYEKNIPYLFVTNNSSRTPEQVAQKLRNFGIPTEDEQVFTTSKATANFIYEAHPDAKIYCIGEEGIRQALLEKGFELVEENADVVVSGIDRSISYEKLALGAINIRNGARFISTNGDIAIPTERGLLPGNGSLTSVLTVSTETQPTFIGKPEKIIMEQALKVLGIPREQTLMVGDNYHTDIKAGMNAGMDTLLVHTGVTTVLHLQTYQEQPTYTVNCLSEWVPNL; encoded by the coding sequence ATGAAAAAATATCAAGGCTACTTAATAGATTTGGACGGAACAATGTATCGTGGCAAAGAGAAAATTGAAGAAGCAGCAAATTTTGTTCAAAAGCTATATGAGAAGAATATTCCCTATCTTTTTGTAACGAATAATTCCTCCCGCACCCCAGAGCAGGTTGCCCAGAAGCTTAGAAATTTTGGCATTCCTACCGAAGATGAGCAGGTCTTTACAACTAGTAAAGCGACAGCAAACTTTATTTATGAGGCACACCCAGACGCAAAGATCTATTGCATAGGGGAAGAGGGAATAAGACAGGCACTTTTGGAAAAAGGATTTGAGCTTGTCGAAGAAAATGCAGACGTAGTAGTAAGTGGCATTGATCGTAGTATATCGTATGAGAAATTAGCGCTTGGCGCGATTAATATCCGTAACGGTGCCCGCTTTATCTCAACAAACGGAGATATTGCCATACCAACAGAAAGAGGATTGCTACCTGGTAATGGTTCCCTTACATCCGTCCTTACGGTATCAACCGAAACGCAACCAACCTTTATCGGAAAACCAGAAAAAATCATTATGGAACAGGCATTGAAAGTACTAGGTATTCCAAGAGAACAAACATTAATGGTAGGAGATAACTACCATACGGATATCAAGGCAGGAATGAATGCAGGGATGGACACACTCTTAGTTCATACTGGTGTTACAACGGTACTACACCTACAAACCTATCAAGAGCAGCCAACCTACACAGTAAACTGCTTATCAGAATGGGTGCCAAATTTATAA
- a CDS encoding DUF86 domain-containing protein, giving the protein MYFVDREKIEWTLRYIEDNVTLFKNEATWNSPIEKKALERIAIGIIEGMLDVGNSMIDGFIMRDPGSYEDIIDILEDEKVVTNDMAQSLKQVIRMRKTLVQDYLSIDHEEVIGCLNENEATVYAFCESVRRYLVNELGPVSAFKN; this is encoded by the coding sequence ATGTACTTTGTTGATCGCGAAAAGATAGAGTGGACATTGCGTTACATAGAAGACAACGTGACTCTTTTTAAGAACGAAGCTACCTGGAATTCTCCTATTGAAAAGAAAGCCCTAGAAAGAATTGCAATAGGAATCATTGAAGGAATGCTTGATGTGGGGAATAGTATGATTGACGGTTTTATCATGCGTGATCCTGGAAGCTATGAGGATATTATTGATATATTAGAGGACGAGAAGGTTGTGACTAATGATATGGCGCAATCATTAAAACAAGTAATTCGCATGCGTAAAACACTTGTACAGGACTATTTATCAATCGATCATGAGGAAGTTATAGGCTGTCTCAATGAAAACGAAGCTACGGTTTATGCTTTTTGTGAGAGTGTACGACGATATTTGGTAAATGAACTTGGTCCTGTTTCCGCCTTTAAAAATTGA
- a CDS encoding EAL domain-containing protein, with amino-acid sequence MGRSWDRIKRYYDKNGSHLVKFMLPTKYLRYYPPVYILRNPIEECVAYTLKKGFQIAVVSFYFPDLEGTIKRLGKRKYLSCREVIKTQLRKVIEETFTDHQVVCLHEQYSDGISLLLKVDVQSQRQINLVDKLEQVKKIMEEQTYSQLQQDSLRIQYGYVFLEHQDYSLSECMLKAHLQAMAMAEKQNKLAYQQLLFQMNQIIAGKDITLLAQPIMDVTKGGIKAWELLTRGPMGSQMENPLQLFSIAKQTNRLFSLELIILEKAFQLIYQCKMKEAVFINFTPTTLNEVELIEKVVWLLKKYPAIIPKNIAIEVTEQDSTDGLKNFERNIDALRKLGFQIAVDDTGAGYASLHTISKIMPDIIKIDRSVIQDIDKSQVKEKMLQGLLLIAHETGSLVVAEGIERQEEVQVLFRHKVDMAQGYFYARPKKLQPVT; translated from the coding sequence ATGGGGCGAAGCTGGGATCGCATAAAGAGATACTATGACAAAAATGGCTCACATCTTGTAAAATTCATGCTTCCAACCAAATATTTACGCTACTATCCACCTGTCTACATCCTGAGAAATCCAATCGAAGAATGTGTCGCATATACCTTGAAAAAGGGGTTTCAAATTGCAGTCGTTTCCTTTTATTTTCCGGATTTAGAGGGTACTATCAAAAGACTGGGTAAGCGTAAGTATTTATCATGCCGAGAAGTGATAAAAACTCAGCTTAGAAAAGTCATTGAAGAAACGTTTACTGATCATCAGGTGGTGTGTCTTCATGAGCAATATAGCGATGGAATTTCACTGCTATTAAAAGTGGACGTTCAAAGCCAGCGTCAAATTAACCTGGTGGATAAATTAGAACAAGTGAAAAAAATAATGGAAGAACAAACATACAGTCAACTTCAGCAAGATAGCCTGAGGATTCAATATGGTTATGTATTTCTAGAGCATCAGGACTATTCTTTATCAGAATGTATGCTGAAAGCCCACTTGCAGGCAATGGCAATGGCGGAAAAGCAAAATAAACTGGCCTATCAGCAATTGTTATTTCAGATGAATCAAATTATTGCAGGGAAAGATATCACTCTGTTAGCACAACCAATTATGGATGTTACCAAGGGTGGAATAAAAGCATGGGAATTGCTGACAAGAGGGCCAATGGGGTCTCAAATGGAAAATCCGTTGCAGCTTTTTTCTATTGCCAAGCAGACTAACCGTTTATTTTCTCTAGAACTCATTATACTAGAAAAGGCGTTTCAGCTTATCTATCAATGCAAAATGAAGGAAGCCGTTTTTATTAACTTCACTCCTACAACCTTAAATGAAGTGGAATTAATTGAGAAAGTAGTATGGTTACTAAAAAAATATCCTGCCATCATTCCTAAAAATATTGCGATTGAAGTCACGGAACAGGACTCTACAGATGGCCTGAAAAACTTTGAACGCAATATTGATGCACTTAGAAAACTTGGTTTTCAAATTGCCGTAGATGATACGGGAGCAGGTTATGCAAGCTTACATACCATTAGCAAAATAATGCCAGATATCATTAAAATTGACCGGTCCGTTATTCAAGATATTGATAAAAGCCAAGTGAAGGAAAAAATGCTGCAGGGCTTGTTATTGATAGCTCATGAAACAGGTTCCCTTGTTGTGGCAGAAGGAATTGAACGACAAGAAGAAGTACAAGTGTTGTTCCGACATAAAGTGGACATGGCGCAAGGGTATTTTTACGCTAGACCAAAAAAACTTCAACCAGTAACCTAA
- a CDS encoding DUF3055 domain-containing protein, whose protein sequence is MGEKFFLYDDTVDTQTRFVSFMGEHSRFDLAIVKSDRYYGKSLVLDIQGNRFAIIGTDDLDEPGYIEHAFQLSEAEAEELRSFLYEVV, encoded by the coding sequence GTGGGAGAAAAATTCTTTTTATACGATGATACTGTTGATACACAAACAAGATTTGTCAGTTTTATGGGGGAGCATAGCCGCTTTGATTTAGCCATTGTAAAATCTGACCGCTATTATGGGAAAAGTCTTGTGCTAGACATTCAGGGAAACCGCTTTGCCATCATTGGAACGGATGACCTGGATGAGCCTGGTTATATAGAACATGCATTTCAACTTTCAGAAGCGGAAGCAGAAGAGCTTCGTTCATTTTTATATGAGGTAGTATAA
- a CDS encoding cytosolic protein, whose amino-acid sequence MHNEKDKETYSDFANVEAQQNYLIPETLPEGPYGSPRGKNTPVENKSTPWQKGQRYYSAFNYENKNLHEDMPRQDPGAHPTHDKKE is encoded by the coding sequence ATGCACAATGAAAAAGATAAAGAAACGTATTCTGACTTCGCTAATGTAGAGGCTCAGCAAAACTACCTTATTCCAGAAACATTACCTGAAGGACCTTATGGGTCTCCACGCGGAAAGAATACACCTGTTGAAAATAAAAGTACTCCTTGGCAAAAAGGGCAGCGATACTATAGTGCTTTTAATTACGAAAACAAAAATCTTCATGAGGATATGCCAAGGCAGGACCCTGGAGCACATCCAACTCATGACAAAAAAGAATAA
- a CDS encoding YutD family protein, with protein MICVGNHCYELLEENRDGFNEEAFRARYIDVLNKYDYIVGDWGYNQLRLRGFFEDQNNKSTYDTKISTLPDYIYEYCNFGCAYFVLKKTKKQHEAK; from the coding sequence ATGATTTGTGTCGGAAATCACTGTTATGAATTGTTAGAAGAGAATCGCGATGGTTTTAATGAAGAAGCTTTTCGCGCTCGCTACATCGACGTGTTAAATAAATACGACTATATCGTTGGCGATTGGGGATACAATCAATTGCGGTTACGTGGATTTTTTGAGGATCAAAACAATAAATCAACTTACGATACAAAAATCAGTACCTTGCCTGATTATATCTATGAGTACTGCAATTTTGGTTGTGCATATTTTGTTTTGAAAAAAACAAAAAAACAACATGAGGCAAAATAA
- a CDS encoding YhcN/YlaJ family sporulation lipoprotein: MKKTLIIMATLCLVTTMTTACAFDPTPQERKSRSEVYGMNTKTGHRYHMYDAQDGKEHDRTHFGYVRDQAEPVKNSNRYNENIAAVDYEEIANIINKMVVQLPNIEDSATLVTDEEVLIAYETNVDSSDREMVADQVSKTGLSIVPRFYHVYISDNPEMIHDIERFQSLGVSSPRVDEILEATIKEMLKSPQGKALNNGENANGEAEGEMNEETVNDKYRKQMKNE, from the coding sequence TTGAAGAAAACATTGATCATCATGGCTACTTTATGTCTCGTTACGACTATGACAACAGCCTGTGCTTTTGACCCCACACCCCAAGAAAGAAAATCAAGAAGTGAGGTTTATGGGATGAACACAAAAACTGGGCATCGTTATCATATGTACGATGCACAGGATGGAAAAGAGCATGATCGAACACATTTTGGTTATGTTAGAGATCAGGCTGAGCCTGTTAAAAATTCCAATCGCTATAACGAAAACATTGCTGCGGTTGATTATGAGGAAATTGCCAATATCATTAATAAAATGGTCGTGCAACTTCCAAACATTGAAGACTCCGCTACTCTTGTGACAGATGAAGAAGTACTTATCGCGTATGAAACGAATGTGGATAGTAGTGATCGTGAAATGGTAGCAGACCAAGTAAGTAAAACGGGACTTTCTATCGTTCCACGCTTCTATCATGTCTATATTTCTGATAACCCAGAGATGATTCATGATATTGAGCGCTTTCAGTCACTTGGAGTTTCTAGCCCAAGAGTAGATGAAATTTTGGAAGCAACGATAAAAGAAATGCTAAAATCTCCTCAAGGGAAAGCTTTAAACAATGGTGAAAATGCCAACGGTGAAGCTGAAGGAGAAATGAACGAAGAAACCGTTAACGATAAATATCGAAAGCAGATGAAAAATGAGTAA
- the lipA gene encoding lipoyl synthase has translation MAKKEEYIRKPDWLKIKLNTNENYTGLKKLMREHNLNTVCEEAKCPNIHECWAVRRTATFMILGAVCTRACRFCAVKTGLPTELDTQEPERVAESVKLMNLKHAVITAVARDDLKDGGAGIFAETIRAVRRENPFTTIEVLPSDMGGVEENIRMLMDARPDILNHNIETVRELTPRVRARATYDRSLELLRRAKEMQPDIPTKSSIMIGLGETKEQIIETMDDLRANHVDIMAIGQYLQPSKKHLKVQKYYHPDEFAELKEIAMTKGFSHCEAGPLVRSSYHADEQVNEASKARQAQA, from the coding sequence ATGGCAAAAAAGGAAGAATACATACGTAAACCAGATTGGTTAAAAATCAAGCTAAATACGAATGAAAACTATACAGGACTGAAAAAATTAATGCGCGAGCATAATTTAAATACAGTATGTGAAGAAGCGAAATGTCCTAATATTCATGAGTGTTGGGCCGTCCGCCGTACAGCGACATTTATGATTCTTGGAGCAGTTTGTACAAGAGCCTGTCGTTTCTGTGCAGTAAAAACTGGGCTGCCAACAGAGCTTGATACACAAGAACCAGAACGCGTAGCAGAGTCTGTGAAGCTAATGAACCTTAAGCATGCTGTTATTACTGCTGTGGCACGTGATGATTTGAAAGATGGTGGTGCTGGAATATTCGCAGAAACCATTCGTGCTGTTCGCCGCGAAAACCCTTTCACTACTATTGAAGTGCTACCTTCTGATATGGGTGGTGTGGAGGAAAACATTAGAATGTTAATGGATGCCAGACCAGATATTCTTAACCATAATATCGAAACAGTTCGTGAGCTTACACCAAGAGTACGTGCAAGAGCAACCTATGACCGTTCCCTAGAGTTATTAAGACGGGCAAAGGAAATGCAACCTGATATTCCGACAAAATCCAGTATCATGATTGGTCTTGGAGAAACAAAAGAACAAATCATTGAAACAATGGATGACTTACGTGCAAACCATGTGGATATTATGGCAATTGGCCAGTATTTACAGCCTTCGAAAAAGCATTTGAAGGTACAAAAATACTACCATCCAGATGAGTTCGCAGAGCTAAAGGAAATTGCCATGACAAAAGGATTTAGTCATTGTGAAGCTGGGCCTCTCGTTCGTTCTTCTTATCATGCAGATGAACAAGTTAACGAAGCGTCCAAAGCTCGCCAAGCACAAGCATAA
- a CDS encoding M23 family metallopeptidase, protein MILIINCFPSNSYAAEKEMTDDQIYAKRQELYERMQSVTQIPWYYFAAIDQYERNVRRVRKDIPKATGVTGIYYKPEVWAGPLNPNSKDKNPLSIQFFGGVGLDGNGDGLADATKDEDVLFTFATYLRTYGTDKENLKIALWDYYQRDKTVGLIMGHFKLYSTYKTLKLDKHAFPLPIHANFSYRNTWGDARGWGGRRMHEGTDIFAGYGVPVRSTCYGVIEIIGWNKFGGWRLGIRDINNTYHYFAHLNGFAKDLKVGQVVEPGQMIGSVGSSGYGPPGTAGKFPPHLHYGMYKDNGYSEWSFDPFPHLKSWERGDRRKR, encoded by the coding sequence ATCATCCTTATCATAAATTGTTTTCCTTCCAATAGCTACGCAGCGGAAAAAGAGATGACAGACGACCAAATCTATGCAAAAAGACAAGAACTATATGAACGAATGCAGTCAGTTACCCAAATTCCTTGGTACTATTTTGCGGCAATTGATCAATATGAGCGCAATGTCCGTAGGGTAAGAAAAGACATCCCAAAAGCAACAGGTGTAACAGGAATATACTATAAACCAGAAGTGTGGGCTGGCCCACTTAATCCTAATTCTAAGGATAAGAATCCATTAAGTATTCAGTTCTTTGGAGGAGTTGGGTTGGATGGGAATGGGGACGGTTTAGCAGACGCAACAAAGGATGAAGATGTATTGTTTACATTTGCCACTTACTTACGAACGTACGGAACAGATAAGGAAAATTTAAAAATTGCCTTATGGGATTACTATCAACGAGATAAAACTGTTGGTCTAATTATGGGGCATTTTAAGCTTTATAGTACGTACAAGACCCTTAAACTTGATAAACATGCGTTTCCTCTTCCTATTCACGCAAATTTTAGCTATCGAAACACATGGGGAGATGCCAGAGGTTGGGGTGGTCGCAGAATGCACGAAGGGACAGATATATTTGCTGGGTATGGTGTGCCTGTCCGTTCGACTTGCTATGGAGTGATTGAAATCATTGGGTGGAACAAGTTTGGTGGCTGGAGACTTGGAATCCGTGATATCAATAATACGTATCATTATTTCGCTCATTTAAATGGGTTTGCAAAGGACTTAAAGGTTGGGCAAGTAGTGGAGCCTGGGCAGATGATTGGTTCTGTGGGTAGCTCTGGGTATGGTCCTCCTGGCACTGCCGGAAAGTTTCCTCCTCATTTGCATTACGGGATGTATAAGGATAACGGTTATTCTGAGTGGTCGTTTGATCCTTTCCCACATCTTAAGTCTTGGGAACGTGGCGATAGACGAAAACGTTAA
- a CDS encoding methionine/alanine import family NSS transporter small subunit has product MEASSIVMMVVGMVIIWGGLVGSILWAVKKSREA; this is encoded by the coding sequence ATGGAAGCTAGTTCTATTGTCATGATGGTTGTAGGAATGGTCATCATTTGGGGTGGCCTTGTAGGAAGTATCCTTTGGGCTGTGAAAAAAAGCAGAGAAGCTTAA
- a CDS encoding sodium-dependent transporter yields the protein MSNRPQWGTRAGFILAAVGSAIGLGNIWRFPATAYDNGGGAFFVPYLFALLTAGIPLLILEFTMGHKYRGSAPLSYARMNKKFEWLGWWQVAIAFVISTYYAVIIAWAMSYSVFSLNLKWGDDPTGFLVGDYLKLAAPGEFGSVVPSVLLPLIIVWVITLGVLFKGVKKGVEVANKIFIPALVILFLILVVRALTLEGAMTGLNAFFKPDWSTIADGKVWVAAYGQIFFSLSIAFAIMITYSSYLPKKSDITNNAFITGFSNSGFELLAGIGVFSILGFMAVQQGVGVDEVVKGGVGLAFMVFPAIINEFPAMKELFGFLFFGSLVLAGLSSLISIVETFVAGVQDKFKVSRTKAVAIGGGLSAVISILFATQGGLNLLDVADYFINQFGIALAGLIQVIVVVWVVRQLKPLQDHANEVSDVKLTGLLGGWYRISLSVITPLVLGYMMFDLIRTNIATVYGAGDGYTRMFTVQYGVSVAVLAVLVGIAFSIIKWKKDTLEMPGSSTKEVNK from the coding sequence ATGAGTAATCGACCGCAATGGGGGACAAGAGCAGGCTTTATCTTAGCAGCGGTTGGATCAGCCATCGGGTTAGGAAACATTTGGCGTTTTCCAGCAACTGCGTATGACAATGGAGGAGGAGCGTTCTTTGTACCATATTTATTTGCTCTTCTAACAGCAGGTATTCCGCTTTTGATCCTTGAATTCACAATGGGTCATAAGTACCGTGGATCTGCACCACTATCTTACGCAAGAATGAACAAAAAGTTTGAATGGCTTGGCTGGTGGCAAGTTGCAATTGCATTTGTTATTTCTACTTATTATGCCGTTATCATCGCTTGGGCCATGAGCTATTCTGTTTTCTCCTTAAATTTAAAATGGGGAGACGACCCAACAGGATTCCTAGTAGGCGACTACCTAAAGCTTGCTGCTCCAGGTGAGTTTGGATCCGTTGTACCATCTGTATTACTACCATTAATCATCGTTTGGGTTATTACACTTGGCGTTCTGTTTAAAGGTGTTAAAAAAGGTGTGGAAGTTGCCAACAAAATTTTCATCCCAGCACTTGTTATTCTTTTCTTAATCCTAGTTGTGCGTGCGCTTACATTAGAGGGCGCGATGACAGGCTTAAATGCATTCTTCAAGCCTGATTGGAGCACAATTGCTGACGGAAAAGTCTGGGTTGCTGCCTACGGACAAATATTCTTCAGTTTATCCATTGCTTTTGCAATCATGATTACCTATTCCAGTTACTTACCAAAAAAATCGGATATCACCAACAATGCCTTTATTACTGGCTTCAGTAACTCCGGTTTTGAGCTACTAGCAGGTATTGGAGTTTTCAGTATTCTTGGATTTATGGCTGTACAACAGGGTGTAGGAGTAGATGAAGTAGTAAAAGGTGGAGTGGGGTTAGCCTTTATGGTATTCCCAGCCATTATTAATGAGTTTCCTGCAATGAAGGAGCTCTTCGGGTTCCTGTTCTTCGGATCCTTAGTGCTAGCTGGGCTATCCTCACTAATCTCGATTGTTGAGACATTTGTAGCAGGTGTTCAAGATAAGTTCAAAGTTTCCCGTACAAAAGCGGTTGCGATTGGTGGAGGACTATCAGCAGTCATCTCTATCCTTTTTGCAACACAAGGCGGTTTAAACCTACTTGATGTTGCCGACTACTTTATTAACCAGTTCGGTATCGCGCTTGCAGGTCTGATTCAAGTAATCGTAGTTGTATGGGTAGTAAGACAATTAAAGCCTTTACAAGATCATGCAAATGAAGTTTCTGATGTTAAACTAACAGGCCTATTAGGTGGCTGGTACAGAATTTCCCTTTCTGTCATCACTCCGTTAGTACTTGGTTACATGATGTTTGACCTAATTCGCACAAATATTGCTACAGTATATGGGGCAGGAGATGGATATACTCGTATGTTTACTGTCCAATATGGTGTATCAGTTGCCGTTCTTGCCGTACTTGTAGGTATCGCTTTTTCCATCATTAAATGGAAAAAGGATACGTTAGAAATGCCAGGATCCTCAACAAAGGAGGTCAATAAATAA